In the genome of Streptomyces sp. V2I9, one region contains:
- a CDS encoding sugar ABC transporter permease gives MTTDKSAPSLDKAGAPPVGNPDAAEGAATAVDPRLLIREQGFAGYVTEFKRKISGGDLGSIPVVIGLAIIAIVFQSLNSEFLSAKNISDIATTMVATGMMAVGIIFVLLLGEIDLSVGSVSGVSGALVAVLSVTQGMNEWLAILVAVVSGAVIGAIHGFFFARIGAPAFAVTLAGLLFWLGFMLQLLGDSGTINLDGEGVVGQLTTYYFTDVAAAYGLAAVAVVGYFAAAFLDTRRREAAGIPARPLADIVVRTAVLAVFAFAAAYMFNQYRGLPLALVLFLIVLVGTDFLLRRTAYGRKIFALGGSVEASRRAGINVTAIRISVFSIAGTFAAIGGLFWASKIAAANQGSGTGDLLMNVIAAAVIGGTSLFGGRGRTWNALLGVMVIVSIQYGLSLEGIATPIQYMVTGAVLLATVVIDSVTRKTQKTAGRA, from the coding sequence GTGACCACCGACAAGTCCGCCCCCTCGCTGGACAAGGCCGGCGCCCCGCCGGTCGGCAACCCGGACGCGGCCGAGGGCGCCGCCACCGCCGTCGACCCCCGCCTGCTCATCCGCGAGCAGGGCTTCGCCGGGTACGTCACCGAGTTCAAGCGCAAGATCAGCGGAGGTGACCTGGGCTCCATCCCGGTCGTCATCGGCCTCGCGATCATCGCGATCGTCTTCCAGAGCCTGAACTCCGAGTTCCTCTCCGCGAAGAACATCAGCGACATCGCCACCACGATGGTCGCCACCGGCATGATGGCCGTCGGCATCATCTTCGTCCTGCTGCTCGGCGAGATCGACCTCTCGGTCGGCTCCGTCTCCGGCGTCTCCGGCGCCCTCGTCGCGGTGCTCAGCGTCACCCAGGGCATGAACGAATGGCTGGCGATCCTCGTCGCCGTCGTCAGCGGCGCGGTGATCGGAGCGATCCACGGCTTCTTCTTCGCCCGGATCGGGGCCCCCGCCTTCGCCGTCACTCTGGCCGGCCTGCTGTTCTGGCTCGGCTTCATGCTCCAGCTGCTCGGCGACTCCGGCACGATCAACCTGGACGGCGAGGGCGTGGTCGGTCAGCTGACCACGTACTACTTCACCGACGTCGCCGCCGCCTACGGGCTCGCCGCCGTCGCGGTCGTCGGCTACTTCGCCGCCGCCTTCCTGGACACCCGCCGCCGCGAGGCCGCGGGCATCCCGGCCCGGCCCCTGGCGGACATCGTCGTGCGCACCGCCGTCCTCGCGGTGTTCGCCTTCGCCGCCGCGTACATGTTCAACCAGTACCGCGGCCTGCCGCTGGCCCTGGTCCTCTTCCTCATCGTCCTGGTCGGCACGGACTTCCTGCTCCGCCGCACGGCCTACGGGCGGAAGATCTTCGCGCTCGGCGGCAGCGTCGAGGCGTCCCGCCGCGCCGGCATCAACGTCACCGCGATCCGGATCTCCGTCTTCTCCATCGCGGGGACCTTCGCGGCGATCGGCGGCCTGTTCTGGGCCTCCAAGATCGCGGCGGCCAACCAGGGCTCCGGCACCGGCGACCTCCTGATGAACGTCATCGCGGCGGCCGTCATCGGCGGCACCAGCCTCTTCGGCGGCCGCGGCCGCACCTGGAACGCCCTGCTCGGTGTCATGGTGATCGTCTCCATCCAGTACGGCCTGTCGCTGGAGGGCATCGCCACGCCGATCCAGTACATGGTCACCGGAGCCGTGCTCCTGGCCACGGTGGTCATCGACTCCGTCACCCGGAAGACCCAGAAGACCGCGGGTCGCGCCTGA